One Azospirillum sp. B510 genomic window carries:
- the minD gene encoding septum site-determining protein MinD, whose protein sequence is MSKIIVMTSGKGGVGKTTSSAAFATGLALRGFKTVVIDFDVGLRNLDLVMGCERRVVFDFINVINGEAKLNQALIKDKRIENLYILPTSQTRDKDALTREGVEKVLNELSKEFDYILCDSPAGIERGALMSLYFADHAIIVTNPEVSSVRDSDRILGVLNSRSRRAEQGLEPVTQQLLLTRYDPERVEKGEMLKVDDVLEILAIPLLGVIPESQAVLRASNVGMPVILDEASNAGLAYSDAVGRFLGEDIEHRFVTPQKKGLFSRLLRRSA, encoded by the coding sequence TTGAGCAAGATCATCGTCATGACCTCCGGCAAGGGCGGTGTCGGCAAGACGACCTCGTCCGCGGCATTCGCGACCGGGCTGGCGCTTCGCGGCTTCAAGACGGTCGTCATCGATTTCGACGTCGGGCTGCGCAACCTCGATCTGGTGATGGGATGCGAACGCCGGGTGGTCTTCGACTTCATCAACGTCATCAATGGTGAGGCCAAGCTCAACCAGGCGCTGATCAAGGACAAGCGGATCGAAAATCTCTACATCCTCCCGACCTCGCAGACGCGCGACAAGGACGCGCTGACCCGCGAGGGGGTGGAGAAGGTGCTGAACGAGCTGTCGAAGGAATTCGACTACATCCTGTGCGACAGCCCGGCCGGTATCGAGCGCGGCGCCCTGATGTCGCTCTATTTCGCCGACCACGCCATCATCGTCACCAACCCGGAAGTCTCGTCGGTGCGCGACAGCGACCGCATCCTGGGCGTGCTGAACTCGCGCTCCCGCCGGGCGGAGCAGGGGCTGGAGCCGGTGACCCAGCAGCTGCTGCTGACCCGCTACGACCCCGAGCGCGTCGAGAAGGGCGAGATGCTGAAGGTCGACGACGTGCTGGAGATCCTGGCGATCCCGCTGCTCGGCGTCATTCCGGAAAGCCAGGCGGTGCTGCGCGCCTCCAACGTCGGCATGCCGGTGATCCTCGACGAGGCCTCCAACGCCGGTCTGGCCTATTCCGACGCGGTCGGCCGCTTCCTGGGCGAGGACATCGAGCACCGCTTCGTCACCCCCCAGAAGAAGGGCCTGTTCAGCCGGCTCCTGCGGAGGAGCGCATGA
- a CDS encoding CRTAC1 family protein: MFLDCSSLIAENPPRPSTGIAVTDIDGDGAFELVVAGYRTANRVLKWVDGRLVDIAPPLLADPAGPALGLAAADIDGDGREELYVVNSDRATGAKDMADRLFACFGKHWLDLFAQSENAGAANHTAAGAVAAIDRWGHGRYGFLVATDGGPLRLYELTRRGRLEDGAEEAGLDAIGAARGVTILPILSDHMDVVTVNDGGPNQLFRNLGDGNFEEIAEERGIADSRPSGRAVAALDADGDGLFDLVVGTWDGAQRLFHQRMGGSFVESADADLSMPGRIFTVVAADFDNDGYPELFFHAHGEPNRLFGWRDDQWRELELGDAAEPKGLGTGAVAADIDGDGRLELVLAHGAAHASGHDALQDVADGAAQPLSIYRPAATSNGWLRVQPLTPFGAPARGAVVSLIAGGRRQRRVVCAGSGYLCQGEPVAHFGLGSLHEVEQIEVRWPDGIVVTVDNPPADRLLTIPYPPE, translated from the coding sequence ATGTTCCTCGATTGCTCGTCGCTGATCGCCGAGAACCCGCCGCGGCCGTCGACCGGAATCGCGGTCACGGACATCGACGGCGACGGCGCCTTCGAGCTGGTCGTGGCCGGCTACCGCACCGCCAACCGCGTTCTGAAATGGGTGGACGGCCGTCTGGTCGACATCGCCCCCCCGCTGCTGGCCGATCCCGCCGGTCCCGCGCTGGGGCTGGCCGCCGCCGACATCGACGGCGACGGGCGGGAGGAGCTCTATGTCGTCAACAGCGACCGCGCTACCGGGGCGAAGGACATGGCCGACCGGCTGTTCGCCTGTTTCGGCAAGCATTGGCTCGACCTGTTCGCCCAGTCGGAGAATGCCGGGGCGGCCAACCACACCGCCGCCGGCGCGGTGGCGGCCATCGACCGCTGGGGCCATGGCCGCTACGGCTTCCTGGTGGCGACCGACGGCGGCCCGCTGCGCCTCTATGAGCTGACCCGGCGCGGCCGGTTGGAGGATGGGGCGGAGGAGGCCGGGCTGGACGCCATCGGCGCCGCGCGCGGCGTCACCATCCTGCCCATCCTGTCCGACCATATGGATGTGGTGACGGTCAACGACGGCGGCCCCAACCAGCTGTTCCGCAATCTGGGCGACGGCAATTTCGAGGAGATCGCCGAGGAACGCGGCATCGCCGATTCGCGTCCCTCCGGCCGGGCGGTGGCGGCGCTCGACGCCGATGGCGACGGGCTGTTCGATCTGGTGGTCGGCACCTGGGACGGGGCGCAACGCCTGTTCCATCAGCGCATGGGCGGCAGCTTCGTCGAATCGGCCGATGCCGACCTGTCGATGCCCGGCCGCATCTTCACCGTCGTCGCCGCCGATTTTGACAATGACGGCTATCCGGAGCTGTTCTTCCACGCCCATGGCGAACCCAACCGCCTGTTTGGCTGGCGCGACGACCAATGGCGGGAGCTGGAACTGGGCGACGCCGCCGAGCCGAAAGGGTTGGGCACCGGCGCCGTCGCCGCCGACATCGACGGGGATGGCCGGCTGGAACTGGTGCTGGCGCACGGCGCCGCGCATGCTTCGGGCCACGACGCCTTGCAAGACGTCGCCGACGGCGCGGCGCAGCCGCTTTCGATCTACCGTCCGGCGGCAACCAGCAATGGCTGGCTGCGCGTCCAGCCGCTGACCCCCTTCGGCGCTCCGGCGCGCGGCGCGGTGGTCAGCCTGATCGCCGGCGGGCGCCGCCAGCGCCGGGTGGTTTGCGCCGGCTCCGGCTATCTCTGCCAGGGTGAGCCGGTGGCGCATTTCGGGCTGGGGTCGCTGCACGAGGTCGAACAGATCGAGGTGCGCTGGCCCGACGGCATCGTGGTGACGGTGGACAACCCGCCGGCTGACCGGCTGCTGACCATTCCCTACCCGCCGGAATAG
- a CDS encoding PAS domain-containing protein has product MSRRDVPLTGVERFFDPDEVIVSKTDLKGRITYANRVFQRVAGYGESELMGAPHSIVRHPDMPRCVFKLLWDTLAAGREIFAYVVNRARNGDHYWVFAHVTPSFDADGRVIGYHSSRRVPERSALDKVVPLYRQLLDLENSHADRKQGMEAGFAAVLALLAEKGIGYDEFVFSL; this is encoded by the coding sequence ATGTCACGACGCGACGTTCCCCTGACGGGGGTGGAACGCTTCTTCGATCCGGATGAAGTCATCGTTTCCAAGACCGACCTGAAGGGGCGAATCACCTACGCGAATCGGGTGTTCCAGCGGGTCGCCGGCTATGGCGAGAGCGAGTTGATGGGCGCCCCCCATTCCATCGTCCGCCATCCCGACATGCCGCGCTGCGTCTTCAAGCTGCTGTGGGACACGCTGGCGGCGGGGCGGGAGATCTTCGCCTATGTCGTCAACCGTGCCCGCAACGGCGACCATTACTGGGTCTTCGCCCATGTCACCCCCAGCTTCGACGCCGACGGGCGGGTGATCGGCTATCACTCCTCCCGCCGGGTGCCGGAACGGTCGGCGCTGGACAAGGTCGTTCCACTCTACCGCCAGCTTCTGGATCTCGAGAACAGCCATGCCGACCGCAAGCAGGGGATGGAGGCCGGATTCGCCGCCGTCCTCGCCCTGCTGGCCGAGAAGGGGATCGGATATGACGAATTCGTCTTCTCCCTCTAG
- a CDS encoding methyl-accepting chemotaxis protein — translation MTNSSSPSSASSLTRAGGLAVLGGVALVALLAVDLLAVGGPPLRAGLALAGLAALGGSVACLRRTGAVLDQLIRVNRAVAAGDFEARVIGIREGGALGELMHATNDAIDRTDAFVREATASMHAVSEHKYFRRIVLRGMQGGFLHASRTINAATESIARKVAGFAGVTRRFEGQIQSVCGEVADTAHRLEVSARAMETDATQATGKASSVAASAAQTGSNVGSVAVATEELSASIAEIARQIGEVAQVAETAAGEAERSNALIGTLSGAARTVGDVVTLINDIASQTNLLALNATIEAARAGEAGKGFAVVAQEVKRLADQTAKATGEIAAQINGIQSSTDQAVGAILGIGRTIQSINHIAAGISAGIEQQGSAVREIVVNMEQAASGTRAVSDDIRDVTDAAGRTSGAAHDVFAASERMAAEADRLTREVRHFLEEMRGVA, via the coding sequence ATGACGAATTCGTCTTCTCCCTCTAGCGCGTCGTCGCTGACGCGGGCCGGCGGCCTGGCCGTGCTGGGCGGGGTGGCCCTGGTGGCCCTGCTGGCGGTCGATCTTTTGGCGGTGGGCGGACCGCCCCTGCGTGCCGGGCTGGCGCTGGCCGGTCTGGCCGCGCTCGGTGGTTCGGTCGCCTGCCTGCGCCGCACCGGTGCCGTGCTCGACCAGCTGATCCGGGTGAACCGTGCCGTCGCCGCCGGCGATTTCGAGGCGCGGGTGATCGGCATCCGCGAGGGCGGGGCGCTGGGCGAACTGATGCACGCCACCAACGACGCCATCGACCGCACCGACGCCTTCGTGCGCGAGGCGACGGCCTCCATGCATGCGGTGTCGGAACATAAATATTTCCGCCGCATCGTGCTGCGCGGCATGCAGGGCGGCTTCCTGCACGCCAGCCGCACCATCAACGCGGCGACGGAGAGCATCGCGCGGAAGGTCGCCGGCTTCGCCGGCGTGACCCGGCGGTTCGAGGGGCAGATCCAGAGCGTGTGCGGCGAGGTGGCCGACACCGCCCACCGGCTGGAGGTCTCCGCCCGCGCCATGGAGACCGATGCCACCCAGGCCACCGGCAAGGCGTCCTCGGTCGCGGCCTCCGCCGCCCAGACCGGCAGCAATGTCGGCAGCGTCGCCGTCGCGACGGAGGAGCTGTCCGCCTCGATCGCCGAGATCGCCCGCCAGATCGGCGAGGTCGCCCAGGTCGCCGAAACCGCCGCCGGCGAGGCCGAGCGCTCCAATGCGCTGATCGGCACCCTGTCCGGCGCGGCGCGCACGGTGGGCGACGTCGTCACCCTGATCAACGACATCGCCAGCCAGACCAATCTTCTGGCGCTGAACGCCACCATCGAGGCGGCCCGCGCCGGGGAGGCCGGCAAGGGCTTTGCCGTGGTGGCGCAGGAGGTCAAGCGGCTGGCCGACCAGACCGCCAAGGCCACCGGCGAGATCGCCGCCCAGATCAACGGCATCCAATCCTCCACCGACCAGGCGGTCGGCGCCATCCTCGGCATCGGCCGCACCATTCAGTCCATCAACCACATCGCCGCCGGCATCAGCGCCGGGATCGAGCAACAGGGCTCGGCGGTGCGCGAGATCGTCGTCAATATGGAACAGGCGGCATCCGGAACCCGAGCGGTGTCCGACGACATCCGCGACGTCACCGACGCCGCCGGCCGCACCAGCGGCGCCGCGCATGACGTGTTCGCCGCCTCCGAGCGCATGGCGGCGGAGGCCGACCGCCTGACCCGCGAGGTCCGGCATTTCCTGGAGGAAATGCGGGGCGTCGCCTGA